Below is a genomic region from uncultured Fibrobacter sp..
TAGCCTCTACTCTCTAGTCTCTAGCCTCTTTTTAGTTAGTGGTTGGTGGTTAGGGAAAACTTGTCATTGCGAAGGGCAAAGCCCTGAAGCAATCTCCGTCTGTTACCTCAGAGTGCGAAGCACGACCTCATACCTCATACCTCATACCTCATAGCTCACTGCTAGAAACTACAATTCTTGACGCAGCGGTTATTCTGGAACTCGGCTTCCATCGTCAACACGCCTTTTTGATAACGACGGTAAATGCCGTTGCGAATTCCACGCACGAAATCCATTTCTTCTTTTAACGCGCCCAGTTCATCGAACATCTGGGCTCTGCCGTGAATTTGCCCTTTCTCGTAGGGGATCCGGCGGACGAGGACTCCTTTTTCGTTCCATTCCTCGCTTGCCCCGTCAAGGATTCCGGCCTTGTAGGATTCACGGAGCGCACGCACACCGTTTTCGTGGAACGAAATGGAAAAACCTTCTTCTATGCCGTTCTTATAGCCGATGGTTTTCCAGACTTTGCCATTCTCGTAATAGCTGCGGAAAACACCGTCCAGCTTTCCCGCCACGTAAGGGGCCTCAATGGCCACGTTGCCGTTCGGGTGGTACGTCACGGAGACTCCGTCGCGAGTTTCTGTACCATGCAACACATAATAGACACGGGATACCGAACCATTATCGAACTTGGTGACAATCGTATCGTGCGTAACCTCGGCAGGCTTTGCGCTGCCGATATCCGCCACATGGCCCGCAGCATTTCCTGCGGGTGCAGCAATAACAGGAACGCTTACGACGCCCCAAACAACCAGCATGAAAAGAAGATTTTTCATCGGCGGAAAATCTAGCTATTTTTCGCTCTGTTTTTATAAGACAAGAAACAGCATCAACAAAGATGTAGCTATTTTTGCAACTGATTGTATCATGTACGAGTCTATGCGCATTACCTTTTTAAATCCGCCGTTTCATCCGATGTTTAGCCGCGAGTCGCGCAGTCCGTGCGTGACCAAGTCCTCTACCCTTTACTGGCCCATGTTCCTGAGCTATGCCGCAGGCACAGTCGAAGCCGACGGGAACGACATCCAGCTCATAGACAGCCCCGCCATGGAGCTCAACCTTCCGCACACTCTGGAAGGCATCAAGATATTCGACCCCGCTCTTGTCGTATGCAGCACTAGCACTCCAAGCATCTTGAACGACCTCAAGGT
It encodes:
- a CDS encoding toxin-antitoxin system YwqK family antitoxin, with protein sequence MKNLLFMLVVWGVVSVPVIAAPAGNAAGHVADIGSAKPAEVTHDTIVTKFDNGSVSRVYYVLHGTETRDGVSVTYHPNGNVAIEAPYVAGKLDGVFRSYYENGKVWKTIGYKNGIEEGFSISFHENGVRALRESYKAGILDGASEEWNEKGVLVRRIPYEKGQIHGRAQMFDELGALKEEMDFVRGIRNGIYRRYQKGVLTMEAEFQNNRCVKNCSF